DNA sequence from the Paraburkholderia hospita genome:
AATGCCCATCGCAATGGGTGCAATCAGGCCCGCGATAGTGTGAATCGAGTTTGTTATCCCGAGCATTGCGCCACGTTGCGACGGCGGGCTGATTTCCCCGATCAAGGTTGATCCAAGCGTAAAAATTACGCTACCAACCGAAAAGCTCAAAGCGATTAGCGCCACTTTCAACGGACCCATCGGCACCAGCGGCAGGCACACCATCGCGACGCCTGCGGTCATGACGCAAGCGCAGCCGAACAGTCCGCGTGAATAACGGCTGGAATAACCAGCTTTTGTCATGCCCTGAGAGATAAACGCGCAGAATGGTGCAAGGACCATCTGTGTCACCGACGGAAGCAACACGATCCAGGCTGCGTATGAAGGCGTCAAATGCAGTCCCCGGATCAAATAGTTCGCGAGCCAAACGATATTCAGCGCGATGATCCAATAAGCGGCGAATCCCGCGATAAACACGCCTAGTGCGGTACGGCTAAGCAGCAACTGCATGTACGGAATATTCAGCGTCGAACTCATGCCGTCTGTCGCACCGCGTTCCAGCGGTCCGTCCTGCCCAAGCATAAACCACACGACGGCCCAGCAAAAGCCAGCCACGCTCAGCACCATGAAAGCAGCATGCCAGCCGAAATGCACAATGATCCATGTAAGCAGTGGCGCGACCACGCCTGTGCCAAAAGCCGCACCACATGCAACCACGCTACTCGGCACCGCGCGTTTGGCATCGCCGAACCATTTATAGACCGCGTGGATCGCGATCGGGAATGCAGGTCCTTCGGCCGCGCCAAGCACCACGCGGCTGGCGAGCAATACGTTGAAATTAACGGCGCCCGCCATCGGTAACAACGTGATAGCCCAGACGATGCTCATTGTGAGCATGATGGCCTTGGTGCTGACTCGGTTCGACAGAAAGCCAACCACTATGCCCGAAATCGAGAACAGGATGAAAAAGGCACTGCCGAGCGCGCCGAACTGCGCGTGCGTCAGGCCCAGCTCCTTCATGATCGACGTGCTAGACAAGCCGATGACGGCCTTATCGGCAAAGTTGACTAGCATGAACAGGAAGACCATGACGACGATCAACCATGCTTTGCGAGAGTCATCGATTCCATGCATAACATAGCTCCAGATAACTACAACTCTGACCCGACAGAATCGTGTGTTTTGACAGGTTGCATTTGGCCATCAGAACGACCTGGCCCCCATCATCTTTGGCGCCATTGTAATCGGTCTTTCTCACCGATATGTCTAGCCGCCTTCATCGATGCCCTCGCGGCCCGCCTCCTTCAGCCGCCGGGCTTTGCGTGTCCCGCGCTCCTCTGCCTAGCCGTTCATCGCCGACCTCAATAACAAGGCCCTCTGGCTTAGCGCGAGGTTACGTCTCCCGCGCATCGCATTCAGTCGGGATAGTGCTTCAGGAAAATGGCGGCCTTCTGAAATTCCGGCGTAAATGGCCTGTCAGTGTCCCGAAAACTCACTATGCGTCGGAACGCACCCATGAACATCTCAGTCTGGGGCGATGCTGAGAAGCCGCCCGGTTGTTGCTTTCGCAAGTCAACCGCTTGGGCAGCAGACACTAATTCGATGCCAAGCAACTGAAAATGATTGTCGATTTCGGTACGCACGCGGCGCACTACCTGCGGTGCGTTCGTAGCGATGTCTTCAATATCTCCCGCCACCGGCAGATAGTCGAGAGAGACGGGCATCGCGAGCTCTTTGTTCGCCATGGCGAGCACGACCGGAGGCTTTTCCATGGCACCGAACGCATGCAGCGTGTTGTCAGTGCCCAGAAAGCGGCTCAGATGCGTGAATCGAGGGTCGTTGAGCTTGATTATCTGCTGTGCGGATGCGAGGGAATTGTGCGCGATTGCAATGCCCATTTCTTCGAACGTCAGTACGAACGGCAGTGGTTCGAAGTTCGCAGTTGGCAGCACTGCCCCCGTGACACCGTCTCGACTCACATAGTTCCGCCTGGCCTGGTAAAGATCCGACGTCGGCTTGACGCCTAACGAGACGCCCGGATTGTCGTCCGAAGAGTTCAGCTGAATCATGATTTGATTGCGCGCTTCCTCAGAGCTGCGGTCAAGTTCAGCCAGCAGGTACGGTGCGTCCCGAAAGCTAAGCGGGTCCTGCAGTGCCCGCGCATCGTCACGTTCCCATAGTGAGCTGCCAGCGAGGAGTGAACGTAATGCCGCACCGGTATGCATCACATGCGGAAACGGATGCAACGATAGCGAATCCTCTAGAAACGGCGAAACACTCCCATTTAACCCCTGCAGCGCAACAGCGTAGACCAGCCGGGCTATTTTGTTCAACTGCGTCATGTCAACAAGCGCGAGACTCGCCATGCCAGTCGTATAGGCGTTTGAACTGAGAATGCCGAGCGCGTCCTTTCCCCACAGCTTGATCGGCTGGATATTTTCTGCCGAGAGCGCATTCGACGCATCGGTCTTTGCGCCGCGATAGTATACGTCGCCCTCGCCCATCATCGTCAGGCCGACGTGCGCCAACAGGGTGATATCCGCCTCGCCCATCGAACCATTCGACGGTATCGCTGGCGTAATGCCGTGATTGAGCAGTTGCGCATACATATCCGCCACCGCTGGTTGCACCCCTGCAGCGCCGACCAGTATCTGGTTAAGACGCACGGCCATCGCAGCACGTGCGTCCCGTATATCCACATCGGTGCCGACACCCGCGGAGTGCGCGTGCAGCAACGCGGCGTTGAAGCGCGTCGATGCGTCGATGACCTCAGGTGTCAGCTGGCCCTTCGCATCGACCATCTGACGATCCTTATTCAGACCGACACCAACGGTGAGACCGTAGATGCGCTGACCATCCGCAGCTGCAGCCAGCACGATATCGTGTCCTTTTGCGACGCGTGCTCGAGCCGACGCCGGGATATCAACGATCTCACCATCGGCCACGCGCGCGATCGCTTCTGGCGTGACGCTTCTTCCGTCGAGCAAGACACTCGCATGGCAAGAAAGCGATGCGAGAACGGCACTGACGCCAACCATGTATAGAAAAGCCCGTAGCATTCAGTTATTCCTACGCTTCCTGGTTGAGACAAAATGCGGGTCCGGCCACCACCCTAGCGCCACTTCAGTCAGACCCGGCTCAACAGACGTGTCCGGCTATTTGCAACATTGGCAGCAAAGGACGCAACCATGGGCTAATCAGTCAATCTCCGATAGCGCGTAACTGATTGACCGGTCCAAAAGTCGGTACTCTTGGACGCATTTCGCCTATTTGCGTCTATGGTCGCCGACCACAACGTCAACGGAAGGTTCGCACTCTCTTTTGTGATTGAAGCGACGCGCGTCTCACGGTGACACCGACAGGGCGACCTGCCAGAATGGTTCAGGTCAAAAGCACATCGATCAATCAAGCAAAGCGCAGCGTTTGCCCGATACCCAAACCCTTTGCTTTTTCCAGTAACGCGTGCCCGAGTGCGATATCGCTCAGACTAAGACCGCGATGCCAGAAAAGGATAGTTTCTTCATTGTTTTCACGTCCCGGCTTGAGGCCCGCAACGATCTGGCCGAGTTCGGCGTGCAGGGTCTTGTCGTCAAGTTTGCCTGCGTCGACATGCGCGCGCAGCGCGCCAAACGGGAGACCTTTTCTGCATTGCCCCCAATCATCGACAATCATCTTGTCCATGATGTCTGTCAGAGTGAACTCCACGGCACTCATCGTGCCATACGGCACCACGAAGGCTCCCTTTTTGATCCACTCTGTCTTGAGTAGCGGTTCCGGTGCCGGCAGACGAGATGCTTCGACAACGATATCCGCATCTCGTGCGCATGCTTCCCAGTTATCGACGACCCGTACTGGCTTGTGAAGATCGTTCGAAAGCCTCGCAGCAAACGCGTAACGGCTTTCGGTACGCTTCGAGTGCACGCGAATTTCCTCGAAATTGAAGAAGTGGTCGAGCAACCGCACATTCCAGTATGAGGTTCCGCGCGCCCCGATGTGGGCGAGAACCTTGCTGTCCTTGCGCGCGAGATACTTAGCGCCGAGCGCCGTTGTCGCGCCAGTGCGCATGTCAGTGATCGAGGTCGCGTCCAGGATTGCTTTCGGGACACCCGTTTGTGGATCGAACAGATTGAGAAGAGCCAGTTCCGACGGGAGGTCGTGCTTATAGTTGTCGACGAAGTCTCCGACCGTCTTGACTCCCGCGAGGCCCAAAGGATGAATCACGCCGCGCAGCACGTTGAAATGCCCTTTTTCGGAATTTTCCGGAATCAGGTGCACGCGCGGCTCAATGACGGTTTGCCCTCGGCCCTGCGCGTCCAATCCCTTCTCGACTGCATCGAGAATCTCCTGATCCGTCAACGCCAGACGTGCAACGTCGGGGCCGTTGAGGTACGTGAGATGAATAGATTGCATTTAGTTGTTCTCCGATCGTAGATATGGAACTGATAAAGCGCACTCGTCGCGATCAGCAGCCAGTCAATACCGAAGCCTAGCAAGGTTAAAAACTCATGTCTATACATTTACACGATTTTCACGAGATCCACAATGTATAGGGGTGACACACTACGCCGTCTTCTTATATGTATATACTTTTGATGCCACGCGCGAGGCGCCCGGGCGGTGCCTATGTGCGGCGCGGAGGCGGTCTCTAATGTTGAAACGGGCGTTACGCTATTTCCGGTCAGCCCAGCAAAAGCTGACCAGCTGGTCTTTGCCTGCAACTGAATTTTCAGGCAAGAGGATTGGCGGATGGAACGTGCGTTAGGCGACCCAAGCCAGCCCGCTTCGGCTTGACCGATCTACGTCGGGTGTTGAGGCTCTGAGCCCCCTACGCGAAATCGCGCCACGAGGAAGCTAGGCAGGACTGGACGAATTCGAACCAAATCGAGACCAAATAGAACCGAGCACTCGATATTATTCCCTCACCAACCCTTGAATATGGAGAGAATGATGATCGACATGAAGAACCTCAGCCGCCTAAAAAAACTGGATGAAAACGCACCCGCAGCCGCCAAAACATTCTGGGCGTTCAACGATGCGGCGTTCGCCGAGGGTGCTCTTAGCGTCCAGCAAAAGCAGCTCATCGCGGTTGCAGTCGCGTTGACGACGCAATGTCCTTACTGCATCGAGCTGCATACCAAAGACGCTCGGAACGCTGGCGCAACCAACGAGCAGCTTGCCGAAGCGGCTCTCGTTGCTGCGGCAATCCGTGCCGGCGGAGCAGTGACGCACTCTTCGCACTTGTTCAAGGAGTGATGCCTTCGAGCCGCACTTACGAGCTTTACGCGGTGGGCAGACGTAGCCAAGTCTCTTTTGGCCGAGGCGCCAGGAGTGATCGCCGAACTGGCCTTTCATGTCTTCCAGCAAGTTGCCTGGAAGACGGACGACGCCTTCTATATGCGTCTTCAACCTGACGGAAGGTTAGGGACACTGTTTTACGGGCACGAACTGCACAAGCTCAAATACAGTCGTTTGCTCAGACTGCTGCGGCTGTTTTTGCCTAGAACATGGCTCGAGTCCCTCTGCGAGAAGCAGCGCATCCGAGTGCATACTACGCACCCGGCGTACTCAAGTCAGGAATGTCCCGAAGGCCACACCATTGAGACGGACAATCGCCTTTTCAGTATGAGCGTTGCGGGAATGCGCATGTTCCATCGCCGCGAGATGATGCGCTGAAGTTCATTCGCTTCGGGACGCAGCGCTTTCACGGACGCAATCTGCGGCCTTTCCCTACCGTGCGCGGTATTGGATGGCTGGTGGCGGGAGAGAGTTTAACCGGAGACAACGATTCCGTGATTGATCCATGCTTGCCAGTTTCGCTCGAAGTCAAAATTGCTGTCGCGCGCCAGCGCAGCGTCGCGGGCATCGCCCACCGCGGCCCCGTCGCGCAGATCACGTAGCATCGCGAATGCAGTCGGCGATACTACCATCACGTCCGGTATCCAGTGAGGTCGGACGACAACCATCCACTGTGGCACTTCGCAGTTGCGCGGAGCAAGGTAACGCGCAGAGTCGCGAGCCGAAAGCCACAGATCCGCCGCGCTCGTCGTAGTATGCAACAGCTCAACGGCTGGATGAAGCCGGAGGGAAGAATTTTCCAGTGTCTCTCGCGTGCACCGCACCTGTCCGTCCGCTGTCAGCGTTACAGCGTCGGCTGCAAAATACGCTCGATGCACAAGCCACTCGAGACGAGCCACGTCCGCCAGGTAGCGATAGGTGGCGGTTGGAGGCCAGGCCTCAAGCAGTTCCGCCATCCGGCTTCCGAAACGGTTGACGTCGCCGGACCAGGCCGGATCCGCAGCGCCGTACTCGCGTGAAAGCGTTAAAAAGAAGTCGTCGCCCAACAGTTCGCGAAGCACGGGATAAGCGGATGCAAGAACCCTGTGCCACATCTGCCGTAGATTGTCCCGATAGAAAGCGACCCTCTTTCTGTTTTTCGCTTCATCGCCGACGAGGGCCTGCAACAAGCGCTGCTCGGCGTTGACGTTCAGCAGGGCAGTCGAAAAGTCGAGCTGTACATCTTCAAGAGTTTTGTCCATCTCTTCCTCCCCTGTCGAATGCTTCAGCAACCCTTTTGGCTGTCGACGCTTCGTCAAGAAGAACACGAATCGGAGGCACGTCGGTATCCCACTCGATGAGCGTTGGCACAGACCCGAAAAGCTCGACGGCGTAACCGTAAAGCTGCCATACATCGGTTGATATCCTGGCGCCATGGTGATTTACGACAAAGTGCTCTGTGGAGAAATGTCCTCCCAGATGGATCTCCTCGACAGCAGACGGTGGGATACGCCCGAGCGCATCGAATGCATTTTCACCGTGATTGCACTGGTTCACATAAAGGTCGTTGATATCGAGGAGAATCGCGCACCCTGTACGGCGTACGAGCTCCCGGAGGAAGTCACTTTCCGTCATCTCGTCCTCCCGAAAGCGAACGTGGCTCGAGACGTTTTCGATCAAGATGTTCCGCTTCAACACGTCCTGCATCTGGGCAACGTGCCGTGTCACCACATCAAGGGACTCCAATGTAAAGGGCAAAGGCAGCAAGTCGTGCAGATGACGAGTCAATACAGTCGACCAGCATAGATGCTCGGATACCAATGCTGGCTGAAATCTATTAACCAGCGATGCCACTCGATTAAGGTGCTCAGGGTCTAGCGGTCCCGCCGAACCGAGACTGAGCCCTACTCCATGAAAACTCAACGGATAATCTCTCCGGACGCGCTCCAGAACATGCAGATCGTAGCCACCATCGCCCATGTAGTTTTCTGTGTGAACCTCTAGCCAATCGACCGACTGCTTTCCGGCGAGGAAGTCGGGATAATGGTCATGGCGAAGACCTATGCCCACGCCAAGGTCACCAATCGGGCGTATTGCGCTGGACGCGCGAACGGGCGTTGACTCAAGCAGTGAATGTCCGGTTGCCATGATTACGTAACGTCTCCTTCACCGACAGAAAATCGTCGGCGGTATCGCTGATACGGTTAAGTGTATGGTGAAGATGGACAACGCGATCGCTGGCGAGATGTCCGCCAACTGCGTTTCGGTGTATCGGTCGCAGGAACTCCCTGCAATCGAGAACCCACTGATTGCGCTGAGCCGCTGTCCCGACCATGCGGCGAGCCGATGACCGCCCAGCCCGCCTTCTCTAAAGCCGGAACCGTCAGCGCCGACCTCCTCATCGTCGAGATTTGATCGCGGTTCGCGTATGTCGGCGATGAATTTGTTATCAACTCGCCATTTTAGAAGAATGGCTACCGCTCGATAGGTACAAAAATCGAATATTCGACTGGGACATTAACATGGTCCCGCCCAACTTGAAGTCCTTCAATGATCATGGTCCGGGAAGCGGGCGCAATAGTGTCCCGGCAGCGCAATATTGACCGGTGACTGACTGGCGGCCGATGGTCTTCCTTGGAAGTGCGACGGCAGTGTGTCACGGCGTTCATTCGCTAGGAGCGTAGACGGAGCCAGTGATTTGGCTCTGCCAACCCGCGGCAAGCAGGCTGATACCTTTCGTGATTTCTTGTACTGGTGTTCCGCCGAAACCGAACACCAGCATATCAGACGCACGCCCCGCGCTGGAAAATGTGGCTCCCCTGTATATGCCAACACCTTCTTCATCCGCTACGCGGCACAGAGAGTCGACGTCGTAACCGTCATTCACTCGGGCGGAAATGTGCAGTCCGCAGGTCGAGTCCAAGGGCGTGAGCCACGTGGAGAGACGGGCTCGGATCGCATCGAGCAGAATCGCGCGCCGCCGCTTGTATTCCACACGCATGCCGGCCAGATGGACAGCGAAATCGCCGCTTAACATGAACTGCAACAAGGAATTCTGAACGAGCATCGACGTTTGCCTGTCTACTATCCATTTCGCCCTTCTAAGGCTATCGAGCAGCCAGGGAGGAGCGACAATGAAGCCAAGCCGGTAGGCCGGCGCCAAGGTCTTTGACAGCGAACCCAGGTAAACTACGCGTTGTTCCCGATCGGCTGACTGAAGGCACGGGGATGGCATTTTGCCGTGATAAAACTCGCAGTCATAGTCGTCTTCGAGAATCACAAAATCGTCTTTGGCTGCACGCTCAAGCAGCGCTCTCCGCCGCGCCGGCGTCAAGGTAACGCCCAACGGAAACTGGTGATTGGGCGTGCAGTAAAGTCCGACTATTCCGCCAGGAATCTCCTCGACCTTGACTCCCTGCTCATCCACTTGAAGCGGGATAGGTTCGCTTCCGGATAGGCGCACGATCTCGGAGACCACAGGAAAACCGGGATCTTCCACGCCAAACGACGTCCGCGGTCCCAGTAATAGTCTCGACAGAAGATCAAGAGATTGGTGAGTCCCGGTGGTAATGACGATATCGGCGCCGGTACAACGAACCGATCGCGATTGCCGCAAGTAGGCCGCAATCCGCTCGCGTAGGCGTGCATCGCCTTCTGGCGGGCCATATTCCGAAAGGCGCCCCGGCTGCATATCTAACGGCCATCGACCTAAGCGCCTGCGCCGGAAAACCTGTTCAGCTTCCTCAGAAACTTTTCCGGGCCGAAAATCTACATCAACGTCCTTGTCCTGGAGCACGAATGTCTTCAATGGAAGTCGCTCGGACCATTCAGCCAGACGCAATCTTGAACCGGAACTTATAACCGGAGAACTACTCTGTTGTGGACTGGTACGTACGTACAAACCCGCGCCGACGCGTGCCTCCAGCCAGCCCTCCGCTATCAATGCAGCGGTAGCCTCCCTTATCGTGTTGCGGGACACCCCGAGCTGGATCGCCCAGGTTCGGGATGCAGGCAGACGCTGGCCCGCTTCCAGTCGCCCGTCTGTCAAGGCTGAGTAGATACCTTCGTACACTTGCTGCTGGATCGGACCCACTCCGTCTAGCCTGATTAAAAGGTCGTCCACGCGGCCTCCCTCTGAATTTCACATTTCCGTCGACCGCTCGTTTTCCCAGACGAAGGTCTTTCTACGGCCCAATTCACGCGG
Encoded proteins:
- a CDS encoding MFS transporter, whose protein sequence is MHGIDDSRKAWLIVVMVFLFMLVNFADKAVIGLSSTSIMKELGLTHAQFGALGSAFFILFSISGIVVGFLSNRVSTKAIMLTMSIVWAITLLPMAGAVNFNVLLASRVVLGAAEGPAFPIAIHAVYKWFGDAKRAVPSSVVACGAAFGTGVVAPLLTWIIVHFGWHAAFMVLSVAGFCWAVVWFMLGQDGPLERGATDGMSSTLNIPYMQLLLSRTALGVFIAGFAAYWIIALNIVWLANYLIRGLHLTPSYAAWIVLLPSVTQMVLAPFCAFISQGMTKAGYSSRYSRGLFGCACVMTAGVAMVCLPLVPMGPLKVALIALSFSVGSVIFTLGSTLIGEISPPSQRGAMLGITNSIHTIAGLIAPIAMGIIVDVGADAADGFRTGYIDAGLLVATLGLIAACLIHPAADLRRFRRLGSQLDEGNAGQRRQVV
- a CDS encoding HAL/PAL/TAL family ammonia-lyase — translated: MLRAFLYMVGVSAVLASLSCHASVLLDGRSVTPEAIARVADGEIVDIPASARARVAKGHDIVLAAAADGQRIYGLTVGVGLNKDRQMVDAKGQLTPEVIDASTRFNAALLHAHSAGVGTDVDIRDARAAMAVRLNQILVGAAGVQPAVADMYAQLLNHGITPAIPSNGSMGEADITLLAHVGLTMMGEGDVYYRGAKTDASNALSAENIQPIKLWGKDALGILSSNAYTTGMASLALVDMTQLNKIARLVYAVALQGLNGSVSPFLEDSLSLHPFPHVMHTGAALRSLLAGSSLWERDDARALQDPLSFRDAPYLLAELDRSSEEARNQIMIQLNSSDDNPGVSLGVKPTSDLYQARRNYVSRDGVTGAVLPTANFEPLPFVLTFEEMGIAIAHNSLASAQQIIKLNDPRFTHLSRFLGTDNTLHAFGAMEKPPVVLAMANKELAMPVSLDYLPVAGDIEDIATNAPQVVRRVRTEIDNHFQLLGIELVSAAQAVDLRKQQPGGFSASPQTEMFMGAFRRIVSFRDTDRPFTPEFQKAAIFLKHYPD
- a CDS encoding ornithine cyclodeaminase family protein, which encodes MQSIHLTYLNGPDVARLALTDQEILDAVEKGLDAQGRGQTVIEPRVHLIPENSEKGHFNVLRGVIHPLGLAGVKTVGDFVDNYKHDLPSELALLNLFDPQTGVPKAILDATSITDMRTGATTALGAKYLARKDSKVLAHIGARGTSYWNVRLLDHFFNFEEIRVHSKRTESRYAFAARLSNDLHKPVRVVDNWEACARDADIVVEASRLPAPEPLLKTEWIKKGAFVVPYGTMSAVEFTLTDIMDKMIVDDWGQCRKGLPFGALRAHVDAGKLDDKTLHAELGQIVAGLKPGRENNEETILFWHRGLSLSDIALGHALLEKAKGLGIGQTLRFA
- a CDS encoding carboxymuconolactone decarboxylase family protein, which gives rise to MMIDMKNLSRLKKLDENAPAAAKTFWAFNDAAFAEGALSVQQKQLIAVAVALTTQCPYCIELHTKDARNAGATNEQLAEAALVAAAIRAGGAVTHSSHLFKE
- a CDS encoding HvfC/BufC N-terminal domain-containing protein — translated: MDKTLEDVQLDFSTALLNVNAEQRLLQALVGDEAKNRKRVAFYRDNLRQMWHRVLASAYPVLRELLGDDFFLTLSREYGAADPAWSGDVNRFGSRMAELLEAWPPTATYRYLADVARLEWLVHRAYFAADAVTLTADGQVRCTRETLENSSLRLHPAVELLHTTTSAADLWLSARDSARYLAPRNCEVPQWMVVVRPHWIPDVMVVSPTAFAMLRDLRDGAAVGDARDAALARDSNFDFERNWQAWINHGIVVSG
- the bufB gene encoding MNIO family bufferin maturase; amino-acid sequence: MATGHSLLESTPVRASSAIRPIGDLGVGIGLRHDHYPDFLAGKQSVDWLEVHTENYMGDGGYDLHVLERVRRDYPLSFHGVGLSLGSAGPLDPEHLNRVASLVNRFQPALVSEHLCWSTVLTRHLHDLLPLPFTLESLDVVTRHVAQMQDVLKRNILIENVSSHVRFREDEMTESDFLRELVRRTGCAILLDINDLYVNQCNHGENAFDALGRIPPSAVEEIHLGGHFSTEHFVVNHHGARISTDVWQLYGYAVELFGSVPTLIEWDTDVPPIRVLLDEASTAKRVAEAFDRGGRDGQNS
- the pdxR gene encoding MocR-like pyridoxine biosynthesis transcription factor PdxR, which codes for MDDLLIRLDGVGPIQQQVYEGIYSALTDGRLEAGQRLPASRTWAIQLGVSRNTIREATAALIAEGWLEARVGAGLYVRTSPQQSSSPVISSGSRLRLAEWSERLPLKTFVLQDKDVDVDFRPGKVSEEAEQVFRRRRLGRWPLDMQPGRLSEYGPPEGDARLRERIAAYLRQSRSVRCTGADIVITTGTHQSLDLLSRLLLGPRTSFGVEDPGFPVVSEIVRLSGSEPIPLQVDEQGVKVEEIPGGIVGLYCTPNHQFPLGVTLTPARRRALLERAAKDDFVILEDDYDCEFYHGKMPSPCLQSADREQRVVYLGSLSKTLAPAYRLGFIVAPPWLLDSLRRAKWIVDRQTSMLVQNSLLQFMLSGDFAVHLAGMRVEYKRRRAILLDAIRARLSTWLTPLDSTCGLHISARVNDGYDVDSLCRVADEEGVGIYRGATFSSAGRASDMLVFGFGGTPVQEITKGISLLAAGWQSQITGSVYAPSE